TTGCCCGCTCGCTTTACATGGGATTGAACCTCGGTTTTTAGAAAATAAATATCAGCTACGTATCCGAATATATACGAATGAAAAAACTATCTCTTACGATCGCGCTGCTGGCTGTGCTGGCTGGCGGCTGCAACGACAAACTGAACCTCGAACCGATCGGCTCGGTTTCACAGGACGGATTTTATACCACCGCCGACGACGCGAATGCCGCTGTGGTGGCCTGCTACAATGCCATACTCGCCTACCATACCGGAGGAAGTACGAGCAATGTGACGGGAATGGATATGTGGGGAGATATTCAGAGCTCCGACGCCGAGCCGCACCCCGACGGCGTGGCCTGGAACCAGATCTACCAATATACCCTGCAACCCAACAACGGGGAATTGTCGAACCAATGGTTTCAGATCTACGAAGGCATTTACCGTTCCAACCAGGCGATGGAAAAGATCCCCGCTATTGAAATGGACGAAGCTTTGAAAGGAAGGCTCATTAAAGAAGCGTACTTCCTGCGCGGCTGGTGGATGCTGCGCCTCGCCAAAATGTACGGAGACGCACCCCTCGTGACGACCACGCTGGGTATCGACGACCTTCTCGTACCAAAATCAACACAGGCGGAGTTGTTTGCGCAGGTTGAAAAGGACCTGCTCGAAGCCTCTACCCTGCCTGATACTTACGACGATGCGAACCTCGGCCGCGCGACTTCATTCGCCGCCAAAACGGTTCTTGCGGAGCTTTATTTGTGGCAGAAAAAATGGGCGCAGGCCAGGCCGCTTCTCGAAACTGTGATCAAATCAGGCAAGTTCAGACTGCTGGATTCGTATTCCGCATTGTTCGACGGCTCGGTTGAAAACCATAGTGAGTCTATTTTTGAAATACAGTACAAGGCGAATACCGGTAAAAACCTGGGCAACTTCTCAACCACTTACAGTGCGCCAAACGGAGAAGGATATGTGCCCGGCGGCGGCTGGGGCTGGATCCGGCCTACCCAGGACCTGGTCAATGAATTTGAAAAAACACCAAAAGAAGATCCCCGGCTCACCTATTCCATCTTCCGCAAAGGCGACAATTTTGAAGGCCAGATATTCAAGGATGTCGTGAACGGGACCGGTTTTGCATTAAAAAAATGGGTGATCTCGGGAAAGACAGGTGCTGAAATCGAGCAGAATCACCCCTGGCACACCTCCGCGAATTTCGCATTGTACCGGTATGCCGAGGTACTGCTGATGTACGCCGAGGTACTAAACGAAACCGGAAGTCCGGCAGCGGCAGTACCCTATATTAACCAGGTGCGCGCACGGCCTTCGGTGAATATGCCGCCGCTGGCTACGAGCCTGAACAAGGCGCAGGTCTTCGAGGCGATCAGGCACGAGAGAAGGGTTGAGTTTACGTTCGAGGGAAAAATTGCATTCGATTTGCGTAGATGGGGTATTGCCGGGAGCTTTTTAAGATCAAAGGACCGCTGGCAGAACGATACGAAGATCAACCCGCAGTGGGGAGGTAATTTTTTCAAATATGTAGATGGAAAGCATGACTTTTTCCCGATACCGCAATCCGAAATAGATAAGTCAGGCGGCACATTGGTGCAGCATCCGAAGTGGTAGTATCAATTAAAATTTTTGAAAATGAGCTTATTAAAAAATAAAAGTTTGCTGCTGCAACTGGTGCTTGCCTGCATTTGCTGCAACGTATCCGGTCAGTCTGCCAAAAAAACGGTTTCCCTGTTTGACGGAAAAACCCTGACGGG
This Dyadobacter sp. UC 10 DNA region includes the following protein-coding sequences:
- a CDS encoding RagB/SusD family nutrient uptake outer membrane protein yields the protein MKKLSLTIALLAVLAGGCNDKLNLEPIGSVSQDGFYTTADDANAAVVACYNAILAYHTGGSTSNVTGMDMWGDIQSSDAEPHPDGVAWNQIYQYTLQPNNGELSNQWFQIYEGIYRSNQAMEKIPAIEMDEALKGRLIKEAYFLRGWWMLRLAKMYGDAPLVTTTLGIDDLLVPKSTQAELFAQVEKDLLEASTLPDTYDDANLGRATSFAAKTVLAELYLWQKKWAQARPLLETVIKSGKFRLLDSYSALFDGSVENHSESIFEIQYKANTGKNLGNFSTTYSAPNGEGYVPGGGWGWIRPTQDLVNEFEKTPKEDPRLTYSIFRKGDNFEGQIFKDVVNGTGFALKKWVISGKTGAEIEQNHPWHTSANFALYRYAEVLLMYAEVLNETGSPAAAVPYINQVRARPSVNMPPLATSLNKAQVFEAIRHERRVEFTFEGKIAFDLRRWGIAGSFLRSKDRWQNDTKINPQWGGNFFKYVDGKHDFFPIPQSEIDKSGGTLVQHPKW